One stretch of Bacteroidota bacterium DNA includes these proteins:
- the idi gene encoding isopentenyl-diphosphate Delta-isomerase, whose protein sequence is MSVEKVVLVNENDEVVGAMEKIEAHEKALLHRAFSVFIINKKNELMLQRRALGKYHSPGLWTNTCCSHPRVGESYEDGAHRRMVEEMGFDCELKDIFSFIYKAPFDNGLTEHELDHVFVGYCETEPVINPEEVDSWKWIAIDDLKNDILENPDNYTVWFKIIFEKFSEYFD, encoded by the coding sequence ATGTCCGTAGAAAAGGTTGTATTAGTTAACGAAAATGATGAAGTAGTAGGGGCAATGGAGAAGATCGAAGCGCATGAAAAGGCTTTGCTTCACAGGGCATTTTCGGTTTTTATAATTAATAAAAAAAATGAACTGATGCTTCAGCGGAGAGCATTGGGGAAATATCATTCTCCGGGCTTATGGACTAATACATGTTGTTCGCATCCGAGAGTTGGAGAGAGCTATGAGGATGGAGCACATCGCAGAATGGTTGAAGAGATGGGCTTTGACTGCGAATTAAAAGATATTTTCTCCTTTATATATAAAGCTCCTTTCGACAACGGACTTACCGAGCATGAACTCGATCATGTTTTTGTTGGTTATTGCGAAACCGAACCCGTTATTAATCCGGAAGAGGTTGACAGCTGGAAGTGGATAGCAATAGACGATCTGAAAAATGACATTTTAGAAAATCCTGATAATTATACCGTTTGGTTTAAGATAATTTTTGAGAAATTTTCGGAGT